A single genomic interval of Acidobacteriota bacterium harbors:
- a CDS encoding DUF4384 domain-containing protein yields the protein MKKLFALIFLLGTLCAGAAYAQDEAAARDLYSSYAKTGTKGRPGARISIELLRGGQTGFVPLDTGFKAGDKVKLHFELNFPAYVEIYNLGTSGRLQRLFPAAGVSGPVKIVSGYTVPAPADEWLRFDQRAGIERLSFVFSAAPVAPPKLVAAQKRPPASAKPKAKGDAAPAASDTQQALDDLNAREMAGDAEGRDFDRVRVGADAYVLSNQQRLRRALYVSINLQHR from the coding sequence ATGAAAAAACTGTTCGCGCTTATTTTCCTGCTCGGCACGTTGTGCGCTGGCGCGGCTTACGCTCAAGACGAAGCGGCGGCCCGCGATCTTTACAGCAGCTACGCCAAGACCGGCACGAAAGGCCGGCCCGGCGCCCGCATCAGCATTGAGCTATTGCGCGGCGGGCAAACCGGCTTCGTGCCGCTCGACACCGGGTTTAAGGCTGGCGATAAGGTCAAACTACACTTCGAACTCAATTTCCCGGCCTACGTCGAAATCTACAACCTGGGCACTTCGGGCCGCCTGCAACGCCTCTTTCCGGCGGCGGGTGTGAGCGGGCCGGTCAAAATTGTCTCTGGCTACACCGTGCCGGCGCCCGCCGACGAATGGCTGCGCTTCGATCAGCGGGCGGGCATTGAACGCTTGTCCTTCGTCTTTTCCGCCGCGCCAGTTGCGCCGCCCAAGCTGGTCGCGGCGCAAAAACGTCCGCCCGCCAGCGCCAAGCCCAAAGCTAAAGGGGACGCCGCGCCCGCTGCCAGCGATACGCAACAAGCGCTCGACGATCTTAACGCGCGCGAAATGGCTGGCGACGCCGAAGGCCGCGACTTCGACCGCGTGCGGGTCGGCGCGGATGCTTACGTGCTGAGCAACCAGCAACGCTTGCGGCGCGCGCTTTACGTTTCGATCAACTTGCAGCATCGGTGA